From the Candidatus Hinthialibacter antarcticus genome, the window CTACCGTCGAAGTGTATATGGTTCCCAGCGATAAACGCCCGATCACCGCGAACCAGTTTGCCAAAGAATGGCGCGAAGCAATCGAACAGCCGCCGGGGTTGGAATCGCTGACGTTTACCTACAGCACCGGCCCGACAGGCGGTTCGGCGGATATTGATATTCAACTGGCGCACCCCGATATTCAAACCCTGGAAGACGCAGCCGCCGAACTGGCGATTGGAATGCGCGACTACACCGGCGTCACCGACATCAACGACGGCTTTTCAGAAGGCAAGCCGCAATACGATCTGCAACTCAAAGATGAAGCCCGCAGCCTGGGCGTAACCGCCGCCGACCTGGCCGCCCAGTTGCGCAGCGCGTTTTATGGCGCGCGCGCGTTTCGCCAACAACGGGAACGCGACGAAATCTGGGTGATGGTGCGCCTGCCGGAAGAAGAACGCAGCTCGATTTTTGATATCGAAAATTACTTGATCCGTACGCCGGGCGGCGGCGAGATTCCCCTGAAAGAAGCGGCGGTGGTCACGCGCGGCCGGTCGTATACGTCGATCAAGCGGGTGGACGGCAACCGCGTCGTCAACATAACCGCTGACTGTACGCCGGGGCTTGCCAACCCCAGCCAGGTGTTATCAGACATCGAAGCCAATGTACTGCCGGGCGTACTGGCGAAATATCAGGGGCTTGGCTATTCGCTCGAAGGCCAACAGGCTGAACAACGCGAAACCATGGGCGGCTTAATGATCGGCTTTCTCTTCGCCCAGTTGGCGATTTTCTCGATGCTGGCGATTCCGTTCCGCAGTTACATTCAGCCTATCATCGTCATGTCGGCGATTCCCTTCGGCATCATCGGCGCGATTGGGGGGCACTTGATTATGGGTTACGACATGAGCATCGTCAGTATGTTTGGGTTGGTCGCATTGACCGGGGTCGTCGTCAATGACTCGCTGGTCATGGTTGACGCCGCTAACCGCCGCCGTTGGCAAGAAGGCATGACGCCGTACGACGCTATCACATCCGCCTCGATGCGCCGCTTTCGCCCGATCTTGCTCACCTCGCTCACCACCTTCTTCGGCCTGTCGCCGATGATTTTAGAGACCTCGGTGCAAGCGCGCTTTTTGATTCCGATGGCGATTTCGCTGGGATTTGGCATCATGTTTTCGACGCTGATCATTTTGTTTTTAGTGCCATCGCTATATATGATTGTTGAAGACGTCAAGTATCTGTATGGATTTGAAGAAGACAAAGCGCTGCACGAATATGACGCAGAGCCGGAGCCAGTCGAAGTTTGATCTTGCGGGAATGAATTTTGGTTACAACCCAATAACGCCGGAGCCTATCATTGGACGCTCCGGCGTTTTTTTGTTTTTGATTATGACCGGGAGGGGCTGATGAGGCGAATATCAGATGCTTGGTAGGAACCCTCTTTATTGCCTGTTTCAATCGTGAATTCAAAAATGAAATGCCGGCTCGGCAAGTCATTCAATGAAACTTCATTGGGGAGTTTTGATTCATGAAAAAATACGGTGGTATAGCCTTCCTTGCGGTTCATGTCTGGGTGAATTTCTTTCACAAAGCGGAACCAGCCGTAATTCTCTTTGACGGAATAACAAACGCCCCGCACCCGGGAGCCAAGCTGTCCCCAACGGGAAACCCCCGCATCCTCAAACGGCAACAGCCCCGGAATTAAAAAACCCGAAAAATAGATGTCCGCCTCGTTACGCAATTCGGTTGAGATATTATCAAAGGCCAACACTTCCACCCGGCAGCCATTGTTTTGCAAGGCTTTTACCACGCGTACGAAGTCGCCGTCGCCAGTGACCAGCAAGACGCGGTCGAGGTTTTTTGATTGCAAGAGCGCATCAACCGCCAGGTCGAGGTCAGCATTGGCCTTGCCGTAGCGATTGCCTTGTTCATCGGTATACCACTTCACTTCCTTGCGAATGACCTTGTAGCCAAAGTCTTGCAACGCCGAGAAAAAATTCTGCTGCGACTTGCGGTACGGGTAATCCGTATCCGCGCGGGTGCGGTCGTAAGCGACATACGCATTCAACCGCACCGGGATAGAATTGTCGCGGCAGGCAAAGTTGCGCAGTACATCGAATTGAATTCCGTAGCCGCCGTTGCGTGAAATATTGGCAACGTCTACATACACGCCAATTTTAATAT encodes:
- a CDS encoding NYN domain-containing protein, translating into MISELFNNIKIGVYVDVANISRNGGYGIQFDVLRNFACRDNSIPVRLNAYVAYDRTRADTDYPYRKSQQNFFSALQDFGYKVIRKEVKWYTDEQGNRYGKANADLDLAVDALLQSKNLDRVLLVTGDGDFVRVVKALQNNGCRVEVLAFDNISTELRNEADIYFSGFLIPGLLPFEDAGVSRWGQLGSRVRGVCYSVKENYGWFRFVKEIHPDMNRKEGYTTVFFHESKLPNEVSLNDLPSRHFIFEFTIETGNKEGSYQASDIRLISPSRS